TTGCTCTAACCCATGAATAACTACACCATCTTGAATATTAGTGTTTTCACCAAGATAAAAAGGTGTGCCTTCATCCGCTCTAATCGTAGTCCCCGGGGCAACGATTACATTTGCACCTATTCGTACATCCCCAATTAGATTGGAGAATGAATGTACAAAAGCAGTTTTATGGATGTCGGGTTCAGCTAAATTCCTTGACCACGGAGTTGGGGGTGCTGCCGTGCTGCGGACTGCCATTGCGAGATTCCTCCTGAAATTAAGTTATGAGTTATGAGTTATGAGTTATGAGTTTTAACTCCTCACTCCTCGCTCTTAACTCCTAACTTTTCTAACTGTTGACTATCGATATTGATCTTTTTTGCTGTAAATCATGCGATCTTCAACATAAATTGTATCTATGATCGCCACTACCACTGCATCTAGTGGCCTCTGTTCGTTGCCAATAACTTGACGAGCAACACTGCCACGACTGACAAGTACCCACTCATCTACACCTGCTCCCACACTATCTGCTGCTACCTCATATTGTGGGAGGATGTTTCCTTCTTCATCTACAAATTGTAATAACAGTAGCTTCACACCTCTGAGACTTGGATCTTTTTGGGTGCTAACTACTGTGCCGCGAACTTTGGCGACTTGCATTCCAAATTACGGTCTTCTACCGAAAGGACGAATTGCGTTCACATTTTCCCGGAATTGCTCTACATCTTCTGTATAACGAATTGGGAGAACGTATTCTAAGTTTTCGTGAGGACGAGCAATGATGTGAGTAGACAGCACTTGTCCACCGTTGACTCGCTTCACTGATTCAACACCTGCGGCTACAGAAGCTTGCACTTCTGAAACGTCACCCCGGACAATTACGGTAACTCGACCACTGCCGATTTTTTCATAACCTACTAGAGTTACACGAGCAGCTTTCACCATCGCATCAGCAGCTTCCACTACTGCTGGAAAGCCCAGCGTTTCAACCATTCCCACTGCAATTGACATTAGTTTTAATCCCTTTTTTATTGTTTTTAGCCTTGGACAAAAGTGATGCTCAAAAAAGCAAAGAGCGTTAATTACTTTTTTTAAACAGCTTTTAGGTACGGAACTGTTCCACAGCTTCGGTGTAACGAATTGGCAAGACGTATTCTAGGTTCTCGTGAGGACGAGCAATGATGTGAGTGGACAACACTTCACCACCAAATACTCTTTTCGCGGCTTCAACCCCAGCAGCTACAGAAGCTTGCACTTCCGATACATCTCCCCGAACTATCACGGTGACGCGAGCGCTACCAATTTTTTCATACCCTACTAAGGTGACACGGGCGGCTTTCACCATCGCATCAGCAGCTTCTACAACTGCTGGAAAGCCCTTCGTTTCAATCATTCCAACTGCAATTGGCATCGCAGAACTCCTACAAAATTAATGCAATCTGTACTGTCGTTTGAATTTTTGACGGGGAGAGCCTGATCTTATAGCTAAGAAAACACTTCCAAATTAAGCATAGGAAAGCTTGGCGTTCCTGGCAATATAAATTACTATAATAGTTTATGATAAGAAAGTTTTAAAAAACTTAACAAATATTTATCCGGGCTTTTGAGCAATTAAAGTTTACTGAATTACTTGAGCAGCCACTTATGCTTTATAATTTCTTTATCACATTTACAAAACGAGATTCATAACCAAGGTTAATTCTATCTGACGAGGGAAGATCGGCTGCTGTATCTATCTTTTGTAATGTTTTGCTGTATGTACAACGACTAGGTGAAAAGTATATAATCTTTTCAAATGTGTCCTATAAATTACTCTGTTCAAAGTAGAAATACAAATGTAAAAACAGAGGTAAAGTTAAGGCGAGTAAATGCTTTTACGTATGTAAAGTTATATTTTATCGAAGTTTAGTAGGGTAAAGCGAAGTAAAAATACTTTTGATAATTTAGTTTAAACAATAATAAAGAAATATTGATATTTTACTAAATTATTTTTTTAAATAAAAAGTTCTTGAAAATTTTTTTTAAAATAAAGGCTGAGTCATCAAGGTAAATTTAAATGGATCAATTTCTATTTTCAACAAGTTGGTTTGTGCCTTTATATAGCTTATTAGGTGCAGTTTTAACGTTGCCCTGGGGAATAGGAATAATTCAGCGAACAGGGCCAAGACCTGCGGCATACATTAACTTGTTGACAACTGTTGTGGCTTTTGTCCATAGTCTGTTTGTATTTAAAAATATCTGGGATAGAGAACCGGAAACTTTACTGGTGAATTGGTTCAAAGCTGCGGATTTAGACTTATCTTTTGCCTTGGAACTGTCACCAGTTAGTATTGGGGCAACAGTTTTAATTACAGGTTTAAGCTTACTGGCACAAGTTTACGCTCTGGGTTACATGGAAAAAGACTGGTCGTTAGCGCGTTTTTTTGCACTGCTAGGATTTTTTGAAGCAGCGTTGAGTGGTCTAGCAATCAGTGATTCTTTGTTTCTCAGCTATGCCCTTTTGGAAGTTTTGACGCTTTCAACTTATTTGCTGGTGGGATTCTGGTATGCTCAACCGCTAGTAGTGACGGCGGCGCGAGATGCATTTTGGACTAAACGGGTAGGAGACTTGTTGCTGCTGATGGCTGTGGTGACGCTTTCTACTTTAGCCGGGAGTTTGAACTTCTCAAATTTATATGAGTGGGCGCAAACAGCTAATTTAAGCCCAGTGACATCAACCTTGCTGGGGTTGGCGTTAATTGCTGGCCCGGCAGGGAAATGCGCCCAATTTCCCCTGCACCTGTGGTTAGATGAGGCGATGGAAGGGCCAAACCCGGCTTCGGTAATGCGGAACTCGCTGGTAGTCGCAGGTGGCGCTTATTTACTGTATAAATTTCAGCCATTGTTAGCACTGTCGCCAGTTGCCTTAAATGCCTTGGTAATTATGGGTACGGTAACGGCAATTGGGGCGACATTAGTATCTATAGCTCAAATTGACATTAAGCGATCGCTATCTCATTCCACCAGCGCATACATGGGATTAGTATTTTTGGCGGTGGGGTTACAGCAAGGGGGTGTAGCCTTGATGTTGCTGTTAACTCATGCGATCGCTAAAGCATTATTATTTATGAGTTCCGGTTCAGTCATCTTAACTACCCAAAGTCAAGACCTAACAGAAATGGGCGGACTTTGGTCGCGGATGCCAGCCACCACCACCGCCTTTATTGTCGGTTCGGCAGGGATGGTGACAGTGCTACCACTAGGAGGCTTCTGGGCAATGCTAGCATGGGCTGACGGTTTCGTGAATATTAGCCCTTGGGTAATTGGGGTTTTATTATTAGTCAATGGCTTGACAGCATTGAACTTAACTAGAGTATTCAGATTAGTCTTCTGGGGGAAACCGCAACAAAAGACCCGTCGGACACCGGAAGTTGCTTGGCAAATGGCTTTACCGATGGTGACTCTTACAGTCTTGACTTTACTTTTGCCCTTGATGTTACAGCAATGGTACTTACTACCAAATTGGGAAAGTATTAATTGGTATGTAGCATTAGCGTTGTTTGCTTCTACAGTATTGGGAGTAGTTGTCGGATCTACAGTTTATCTGCACAAAGCTTGGTCAAGATCCAGATTTTTAGCGTGGAGATTTGTGCAAGACTTATTAGGTTATGATTTTTATATTGACCGACTTTATCTCGTAACGGTAGTGAGTGCAGTCGCACTCTTATCTAAAATTTCTGCTTGGAGCGATCGCTATTTAGTCGATGGTCTAGTAAACTTAGTTGGGTTTGCGACAATTCTGGGCGGACAAACTTTAAAGTACAGCATTTCTGGCCAATCTCAGGGCTATATGTTGACCATCCTAGCAGTTGTCAGCGTCCTGGTTTTCTTCATCGGCTGGTCATCGGGTTTACTAGATAAATTGCCTTTTTAAAGAGGTTGGCATCAATAAAGTTAATTAGTGGGGGTTGTCATTTGTCATTTGTCATTGGGAAACTCTTCCCAATTCCCAATTCCCAATTCCCAATTCCCAATTCCCAATTCCCAATTCCCAATTCCCAATTCCCAGTTCTCCACTTGCTTATGCTTAGTGTTTTAATTCTAGTGCCGTTAATCGGTGCAGCTTTAATTGGTTTCTCGCCCTCTGTAATCAGTGGGAAATTTGCCCGTGGGGTAGCTTTAGTCTTTGCCACTATCGCTTTCTTGTGGACAATCGTACTAGCAATTCAGTTCCATCCAGGGGAAATCACTCAGCAGTTTGCCGAATCTGTCCTTTGGGTAGATGTCTTAGGTTTAAACTATAACCTGGGAATCGATGGTTTATCTTTGCCACTGCTGGTTTTGAATGGACTGTTAACTTCTATTGCCATCTACAGCAGCGATGAATCTCTTCAGCGTCCTAAATTTTATTATTCTTTGATACTATTATTAAGCGCTGGGGTGACTGGAGCTTTTCTGGCACAGGATTTACTGTTATTTGTCCTGTTTTACGAATTGGAACTAATTCCTCTGTATCTATTGATAGCTATTTGGGGTGGGGAAAAGCGGGGTTATGCGGCTACCAAATTTCTCATTTATACCGCCGTTTCGGGAATCTTGGTTTTAGCAAGTTTCCTTGGCATGGTTTGGCTGAGTGGTTCCTCTAACTTTGCACTAGCAACTTTAAACACTACGACTTTACCTTTAGCGACACAGCTTTTACTACTAGCGGGGATTTTGATTGGTTTCGGGATTAAAATTCCCTTAGTTCCCTTCCATACTTGGTTGCCAGATGCTCACGTTGAAGCTTCCACACCAATTTCACTGCTACTGGCTGGGGTGCTGTTGAAGTTGGGAACTTACGGCCTACTGCGGTTTGGCATGAACTTGTTACCAGAAGCTTGGGCTTATCTGGCTCCTTGGTTAGCGAGTTGGGCAGTGATAAGTGTACTGTATGGTGCATCCTGCGCGATCGCTCAAACCGATATGAAAAAAATGGTAGCATACAGTTCTATTGGACACATGGGCTATGTGCTGTTAGCGACGGCAGCTGCGACACCCTTGAGCGTATTGGGTGCTGTGATGCAGATGATTAGCCACGGTTTGATTTCCGCCATGCTGTTTTTGCTGGTAGGGGTTGTGTATAACAAAGCCGGAAGCCGAGATTTAGATGTTCTCCAAGGATTGCTGAACCCAGAACGGGGTATGCCTGTAATTGGTAGCCTCATGGTTTTGGGAGTTATGGCTAGCGCAGGGATACCAGGAATGGTTGGGTTTATTTCCGAATTCATCATTTTTCGGGGCAGTTTCCCAGTTTTTCCAGTGCAAACCCTACTATCAATGCTTGGTACTGGCTTAACTGCGGTTTACTTCCTAATCCTCCTCGACCGCGCCTTTTTTGGCCGCTTGTCTGCACAAGTTACTAACTTACCACGTGTGTATTGGAGCGATCGCATCCCGGCTGCAATTTTAGCTGTGCTGATTGTGATTTTCGGCATTCAACCCGCTTGGTTAGCACGCTGGACTGAACCAACAATTACAGCAATGGTAAATAGCCAAAACGTTGTATTAGCAGTGTCCTTAGATAAAGCAATGGGGACTAGGGATTAGGGCTTTTTAAAAGGCAGGGAAACAAGAAGCAGAGGAGTAAGTACCCATGCCCCATGCCCCATACCCAATGCCCAATGCCCAATGCCCTAATCCCTATACTTTTTGGAGAGATGGTAATGGTAACTATTAAAAAGAAAGCGGCTCACAATCCTTTAGCTGAGTATATTAAACGTCTGCAACAAGGAGAAGCATTACTCCCTGATAGTCCAGAAAATGTATTAGAAGTTGTTGGTATTCTTAAAAGCTATGGTGTAGTTTTAGATGCCTATTCAAATAATCTTAACTATATTGCTGAACATCAGTTTTTAGTATTTTTCCCATTTTTTAAATACTTTAATGGAGAGGTTTCTTTTCAAAAATTACTCCGTCATTGGTGGCACGATCGCATTAATTTTGAATATGCCGAATATTGCATGAAAGCCATGATGTGGCACGGCGGCGGCGGACTAGATACGTATTTAGATACAACAGAATTTAAAGAAAGAGCGCAAGCTGTTATCGCTGCAAAGTTTAAAAATAATCCCTTAGTTCCCGGTATTAACCAACTATTTCCAGATTTCTTAAGAGAATACTTGCGTGTCTCTGCTTACTACACAGGTTTAGGTCAATTCTGGCGAGTTATGGCTGATATGTTCCTCAGCTTATCAGACCTTTACGACCAAGGCAAAATTAAATCGATTCCCGAAGTTGTAAACCACATTAAAACAGCGTTAGTGGCAAATGCGTCAAACCCAATTACCTACGCCGTCAAAATTCGGGGTGAAGTCTATGAAATCATTCCCAAAAGTGTTGGTTTGACATTCTTAGCAGATACAGCAATACCTTATGTAGAAGCAGTATTCTTCCGGGGAACTCCTTTTCACGGTACAGTTTCATACAACGCCCAAGGATATCAAATTCCCCCAGATCAAACCCGATTTCAATATGGCGCATTGTATGCAGATCCTTTACCCATCGGCGGCGCGGGTATTCCTCCCACCTTGTTGATGCAAGATATGCGTCATTATCTCCCAGAATATTTGCACGAAATATATCGTCGTAGCCTCCGGGGTGAAGATGATTTGCGAGTCCAAATTTGCATGAGTTTCCAAAAATCGATGTTTTGTGTTACGACAGCAACGATTTTGGGATTGATGCCTCATCCTTTGGATACTAAAGATCCAAATGAGGAAAAAAATAATCGAGTTTATTTAGAGAAGTGGATGAGTCGGTTAGAAACTTCGCAGTTGCTGAATGTGAATAAATAGGTAAACATTAGGCTTCTGGTTCAATGCCGAGCGATCGCAATTGAGCAGTCAAGCGTTCGGCTCTTTCCTCGCCAGTCAACAACAAATTACCTTGCAAATCCCACCAGCGTAACCAAGGTAAATCCATATTGTAATAAACTCCTTGCCAAAGACCTAACTCAACTCCTAAAGGTTGTATAGGATAATGTCCGCGTTCATTTGCTGTTAGTAACTGATATTGTCCACCAATTAATTCATAAACTTCTACACTGGCTTTATTCACTTCATAAATACCGTAGAAGGGAGGACGAATTACCTGCTCATAAATCCAAAATTTCCCCTTCCAAGGAGTTTTGTCTCGTTCCTGACTACCATCCCCAGAAACAAATTCTAATGCAATCAATGGGGCAATAAATTCTCGCCATAATACATAAGACCTGCGTGTTTGCCCATCTAGAGTAGGTGGTACATTTCCTACATAAAACCAGTCTGGTGCTTCTGCGCCTTTTTCTGGGGGGTCAGTTATCCGCCAGTAAATACCGCTATCTTGACCAATACAATATTGCCCATCAGGATGACGTTTTTGCAATATCGGTTTAATCGAGTCCGTTAGTAGAATGCTTTGGGGATGTTCCTGAAAGTTTTTCACGAATGTACCGTCAGACTCTGGTAGCTGCGTATGGTCTGGAAACGGGGTCAGCGCGGTGGATGGGTCAGTTGCAGAGGTCATAAGACTACCTTTGCAGGATGTAAGGGTTGTTTTTTAGTTTAGCAGTGGAAGGGGAGATGAGGCGATCGCTTACTACTCGCCAACTAATGCCAATGCTTGATTGATCACACGGTCAGAAAGATACATTCCTGATGAACGTAAATTCTCTATAATTGGTCGTACCATTGTTATTTTGCCGCGTTGCTTTGCTATCAAAACTATACCTAATGTTCCTCGTACAGGAATCCCCAGTACTGCTGCACATCTACGAGCGGCTAGATCATCCATAATTGCTTCTGTACAAGTACGGATGCTGTTGGCGAAATATTTCTTTACATTTGAAAACCCTACAAATGCTAAAGCGAGCAGACGTTGAGGAAAATGGGATGATATTAATCAACAAGCATCTACCATCACCTGCGGTGAAGGAGGAATTGAGTGATTCAACCGCAAGCCATAGACCCCATCTCAGAAGAAACAGTGCGTGTGGCTCGTGCCGCTTTCCCAAAAGGCAATCTCTACAAGACTATGAGGGATGAAATCGGTACTCTCTACAATGACCAAGATTTTGAAGCACTGTTTCCAACACTTGGGCAACCCGCTTTTAGCCCTTGGCGGTTAGCTTTGGTCTGCGTCATGCAATATATCGAGGACATGACTGACAGACAAGCCTAGTTATGCAGTTCGCAGCCGAATTGATTGGAAGTATGCACTCTCCCTAGAATTAACAGATCCAGGCTTTGATTTTAGTGTACTCTGGGAGTTCAGAGTCCGAATAATCAAAGGAAGTGCCGAACAGAAATTACTAGATATCTTGTTAAAGCAATTTAAAGAAAAAGGAATTATTAAAGAGAAAGGAAAACAGCGCACCGATTCAACCCATGTATTGGCAGCAATTCGTAATTTGAATCGCCTTGAAACTGTAGCCGAAACTTTGCGTGCAGGATTAAACGCAGTTGCTACAGTCGCCCCAGAATGGTTGCGCTCTTGGGTTTCCCATGAATGGTTTGAACGTTACGGACGTGCGTTAGAAGAGTACCGTTTACCCAAAGGGGTGACTGCTCGATATAAATTAGCTGAAACTATTGGTAATGATGGGATGCAGCTATTAATAGCCATATACGAACAAGAAACGACACCTCAATGGCTGCGGCAAATACCAGCAATAGAAATCCTCCGCCAAACTTGGGTGCATCAATACTACATAGATTATACAAATGTTAAAGACGATGAACCAGGTAAATTATGTTGGCGTAACGCAGCAGATTTACCCCCGGCAGGGCAGCATTTTGACTCTCCTTATGATACTGATGCCCGTTATCAAGAAAGGCAGAGGGCAGGAGGCAGAAGGCAGAAGGGAATACTGCCTCCTCCCTCTGCCTGTGACCGAACCGAACTTGGGTATAAAACCCCACCGTCTATACGGTGCTTACAATTGGTTGGGGTCTGAATCCCCAACGAAAAAGTTCCTTCTGCCCTCTGCCCTCAGCATAGATGCCTTCTTCAATTGAATTAAAGTTGGGGCGGCAGGCTTCTGGTTATAAAACAGCGCAAAAAGCCTTAGATAAAATGATTGCAGAGCTAAAATTTTTGGTTGACAGTCTCTAAATCACCCAAAAAGCTATTTCTAAGACAAAATTCAACATCTTCCAGACATCGCGCTTCCTTTGTTGGCAATGTGAAGAAATATTTCGCCAACAGCATCCTTTACTTCACAGAAAACAGGAGTTATCACACAATGGACACCATATTAGCAGTCAGAATATTGAGTTGAGCTAAAGTGCCAAAGGAAATTATTTAAATGTGCCAATTATCTCGTAGTCTTTTTCAGAAATTATGATTCCTATAATTGCTACTAATAGTGTTTGCTTCCTGATTCACAAGGGCTGAAATCCCTATTCTTACGTTATTTTTTAAAAGTTTGTGGTTTACTGATATTGAAGTTTGCGTAATATTACGGAAGTATTTTTACTTGCTAGTGGCAATAAAATTGTGAAAATGCAAAGATCCAAATTTTTTTGGTTCATTTGGGCGATAGTTGTATATTGCTGATTGTGGGTACTAAAAATTGAGAGTACTAAGTTTTTTCATATTGATTACCGCGTTCGGCGTGGCCGTGTCACAGATATTCACTGGCGTCCAGAACAAGGCAATAGCTGAATTTATCCCCCAAATTACCCCAGATAATACCCTTGGAAGTGAACATTCTACAGTCACACCACAAAATCAGCTAGTTGACAGAGTTGATGGCGGAGTAATTCGCGGTATAAATCTCTTTCATAGCTTTCAGGAATTCAATATTGGCGAAGGAAGAAGCGCATATTTCGCTAACCCAACAGGGATTGAGAACATTATTAGCCGAGTTACAGGCGGAAATCCTTCACAGCTTTTAGGAACCTTGGGCGTATTGGGAAAAGCTAACCTATTTTTAATCAACCCCAACGGCATTATTTTTGGGGCAAATGCCAAACTCGATGTCAGTGGGTCATTTGTAGCCAGTACAGCCAGCAGTCTGGTTTTTGCTGATGGGACAAAATTTAGTGCAACTAATCCGCAAGCCTTACCCCTGTTGACGATCAAGGTTCCCATTGGCTTGGAATTCGAGAATATACCAGGGGCTATTAGTTTACAGTCAGCGCGTCTAGTTGTGCAGCCAGATAAAACCCTGGCGCTAGTGGGTGGTAACGTCAGTTTAGATAACTCCACAATCCTAGCGCCTGGGGGTCGAGTCGAGTTAGGGGGATTGGCGCAAAAAGGCACAGTAACACTAAATCAGAATGGTAGCTTGAGCTTTCCTACTGATATAGTTCGCGCCGATGTTTCCCTAACTCAGGGTTCACAAATCAATGTCCGGGCTGGTAGCGGTGGTAGTATTGCGATCGCCACTCATAATTTAAATATTGCTCAAGGAAGTACCTTGCGGGCAGGTATTGCATCTTTTCAAGGTACTGTTAACAGCCAGGCGGGAGATATTGACATTAATGCTACAGAGGCAGTCACCTTGAATGGTACTGGTAGCTTTATTTCTAATGCGGTGCTGTCTAACGCCAAAGGTAAGGGCGGTAATGTTAATTTAACAGCGCGATCGCTCGCCGTAACTGGGGGTTTTCAAATCTTTGCTGGCACTTATGGGCAAGGAGATGTCGGCAATGTCAATATTAATGTTGGCGATACGGTACTGTTTGATGGTGTCGGGACAAATGGGATTAATACTGGTGCTTACAGTTCCATCGCCGAGGGTGGTACAGGTCGGGGAGGTAATCTCAATATCATCGCAAAGTCTCTTGCTGTCACCAACGGGGCGATTCTGGAAGCTAGTACGGTTGGGCAGGGTAATGCTGGTAGTGTGAATATTTCTGTCCGTGATACAGCTTTATTTGACGGCGAAGTTGCCGATTTTAATCAAGTATCGACCTCTGTATTCAGTAGTGGTGTATACAGTCGCGTCGATTCCCTAGCAGTGGGAAATGCTGGTACTGTCAATATCACAGCCGGAACAGTCAAAGTAACCAACGGTGCGGTTCTGACAACTAGTACGGCAGGCAAGGGAAATGCAGGCAATGTAATTATTAATGCTAGTGATATTGTCTTCGATAGCGATGGTCGCTTTAATGATAGTCCAGGATTGGGATTTTTTCAATCCAGTGGTGCCTTCAGTAGTGTAAAAAAGACAGGTCAGGGAATTGGTGGCAATGTGATAATTAATGCTGATTCTTTGTCTTTGACTAATGGTGCTGTCATCGTTACCGGCACTCGCGGCCGTGGAGATGCAGGGGATATTTTGATTAATCGGGCTGATAATGTAACTATCGCTGGCTTTGCTGGCGATGGATATTCCAGTGGACTGTATAGCAATACCGAACCCAGTGCAATTGGTCGGGGAGGAGAAATCACAGTCAATGCAGGTACTTTACGGGTGCTAGATGGAGCCGTAATCAATGCCTTAACTGCAAATCCAGGGAGGGGAGGTAGTATTGCAATTAACGCTCAGACCTTAGAAACGACTAATGGCGGACAAATTCTTACCTCTACTCGCAGCAGTGGCAATGCAGGTAATATCACACTTAACGTTTTAGATAGTATAACCCTGGCTGGTAGTGATTTGAGTTATAGCGATCGCGCTCTGAAAAATATTCAAATTGGTGTGGATACATTTACTAATCAAGGGGCTGCTAGTGGGGTACTAGCTAGTACTGATGTTAATTCAACAGGGAATGGTGGTAATGCATTTATTTTCTCCAAGCAAGTAAATCTGAGGGATCGGGGTGTAATTACTGTCAGCAGTCAAGGATCTGGAGTAGCTGG
This Nostoc sp. KVJ3 DNA region includes the following protein-coding sequences:
- a CDS encoding EutN/CcmL family microcompartment protein is translated as MQVAKVRGTVVSTQKDPSLRGVKLLLLQFVDEEGNILPQYEVAADSVGAGVDEWVLVSRGSVARQVIGNEQRPLDAVVVAIIDTIYVEDRMIYSKKDQYR
- a CDS encoding carbon dioxide-concentrating mechanism protein CcmK, whose translation is MSIAVGMVETLGFPAVVEAADAMVKAARVTLVGYEKIGSGRVTVIVRGDVSEVQASVAAGVESVKRVNGGQVLSTHIIARPHENLEYVLPIRYTEDVEQFRENVNAIRPFGRRP
- a CDS encoding carbon dioxide-concentrating mechanism protein CcmK codes for the protein MPIAVGMIETKGFPAVVEAADAMVKAARVTLVGYEKIGSARVTVIVRGDVSEVQASVAAGVEAAKRVFGGEVLSTHIIARPHENLEYVLPIRYTEAVEQFRT
- a CDS encoding NAD(P)H-quinone oxidoreductase subunit F, whose protein sequence is MDQFLFSTSWFVPLYSLLGAVLTLPWGIGIIQRTGPRPAAYINLLTTVVAFVHSLFVFKNIWDREPETLLVNWFKAADLDLSFALELSPVSIGATVLITGLSLLAQVYALGYMEKDWSLARFFALLGFFEAALSGLAISDSLFLSYALLEVLTLSTYLLVGFWYAQPLVVTAARDAFWTKRVGDLLLLMAVVTLSTLAGSLNFSNLYEWAQTANLSPVTSTLLGLALIAGPAGKCAQFPLHLWLDEAMEGPNPASVMRNSLVVAGGAYLLYKFQPLLALSPVALNALVIMGTVTAIGATLVSIAQIDIKRSLSHSTSAYMGLVFLAVGLQQGGVALMLLLTHAIAKALLFMSSGSVILTTQSQDLTEMGGLWSRMPATTTAFIVGSAGMVTVLPLGGFWAMLAWADGFVNISPWVIGVLLLVNGLTALNLTRVFRLVFWGKPQQKTRRTPEVAWQMALPMVTLTVLTLLLPLMLQQWYLLPNWESINWYVALALFASTVLGVVVGSTVYLHKAWSRSRFLAWRFVQDLLGYDFYIDRLYLVTVVSAVALLSKISAWSDRYLVDGLVNLVGFATILGGQTLKYSISGQSQGYMLTILAVVSVLVFFIGWSSGLLDKLPF
- a CDS encoding NADH-quinone oxidoreductase subunit M; protein product: MLSVLILVPLIGAALIGFSPSVISGKFARGVALVFATIAFLWTIVLAIQFHPGEITQQFAESVLWVDVLGLNYNLGIDGLSLPLLVLNGLLTSIAIYSSDESLQRPKFYYSLILLLSAGVTGAFLAQDLLLFVLFYELELIPLYLLIAIWGGEKRGYAATKFLIYTAVSGILVLASFLGMVWLSGSSNFALATLNTTTLPLATQLLLLAGILIGFGIKIPLVPFHTWLPDAHVEASTPISLLLAGVLLKLGTYGLLRFGMNLLPEAWAYLAPWLASWAVISVLYGASCAIAQTDMKKMVAYSSIGHMGYVLLATAAATPLSVLGAVMQMISHGLISAMLFLLVGVVYNKAGSRDLDVLQGLLNPERGMPVIGSLMVLGVMASAGIPGMVGFISEFIIFRGSFPVFPVQTLLSMLGTGLTAVYFLILLDRAFFGRLSAQVTNLPRVYWSDRIPAAILAVLIVIFGIQPAWLARWTEPTITAMVNSQNVVLAVSLDKAMGTRD
- a CDS encoding CO2 hydration protein, which produces MVTIKKKAAHNPLAEYIKRLQQGEALLPDSPENVLEVVGILKSYGVVLDAYSNNLNYIAEHQFLVFFPFFKYFNGEVSFQKLLRHWWHDRINFEYAEYCMKAMMWHGGGGLDTYLDTTEFKERAQAVIAAKFKNNPLVPGINQLFPDFLREYLRVSAYYTGLGQFWRVMADMFLSLSDLYDQGKIKSIPEVVNHIKTALVANASNPITYAVKIRGEVYEIIPKSVGLTFLADTAIPYVEAVFFRGTPFHGTVSYNAQGYQIPPDQTRFQYGALYADPLPIGGAGIPPTLLMQDMRHYLPEYLHEIYRRSLRGEDDLRVQICMSFQKSMFCVTTATILGLMPHPLDTKDPNEEKNNRVYLEKWMSRLETSQLLNVNK
- a CDS encoding Uma2 family endonuclease, whose protein sequence is MTSATDPSTALTPFPDHTQLPESDGTFVKNFQEHPQSILLTDSIKPILQKRHPDGQYCIGQDSGIYWRITDPPEKGAEAPDWFYVGNVPPTLDGQTRRSYVLWREFIAPLIALEFVSGDGSQERDKTPWKGKFWIYEQVIRPPFYGIYEVNKASVEVYELIGGQYQLLTANERGHYPIQPLGVELGLWQGVYYNMDLPWLRWWDLQGNLLLTGEERAERLTAQLRSLGIEPEA
- a CDS encoding DUF3368 domain-containing protein — its product is MDDLAARRCAAVLGIPVRGTLGIVLIAKQRGKITMVRPIIENLRSSGMYLSDRVINQALALVGE
- a CDS encoding S-layer family protein yields the protein MSQIFTGVQNKAIAEFIPQITPDNTLGSEHSTVTPQNQLVDRVDGGVIRGINLFHSFQEFNIGEGRSAYFANPTGIENIISRVTGGNPSQLLGTLGVLGKANLFLINPNGIIFGANAKLDVSGSFVASTASSLVFADGTKFSATNPQALPLLTIKVPIGLEFENIPGAISLQSARLVVQPDKTLALVGGNVSLDNSTILAPGGRVELGGLAQKGTVTLNQNGSLSFPTDIVRADVSLTQGSQINVRAGSGGSIAIATHNLNIAQGSTLRAGIASFQGTVNSQAGDIDINATEAVTLNGTGSFISNAVLSNAKGKGGNVNLTARSLAVTGGFQIFAGTYGQGDVGNVNINVGDTVLFDGVGTNGINTGAYSSIAEGGTGRGGNLNIIAKSLAVTNGAILEASTVGQGNAGSVNISVRDTALFDGEVADFNQVSTSVFSSGVYSRVDSLAVGNAGTVNITAGTVKVTNGAVLTTSTAGKGNAGNVIINASDIVFDSDGRFNDSPGLGFFQSSGAFSSVKKTGQGIGGNVIINADSLSLTNGAVIVTGTRGRGDAGDILINRADNVTIAGFAGDGYSSGLYSNTEPSAIGRGGEITVNAGTLRVLDGAVINALTANPGRGGSIAINAQTLETTNGGQILTSTRSSGNAGNITLNVLDSITLAGSDLSYSDRALKNIQIGVDTFTNQGAASGVLASTDVNSTGNGGNAFIFSKQVNLRDRGVITVSSQGSGVAGNIEISAGTIHLQNQGAITAETKSANGGNILLQVQDLLLMRQNSLISTTAGTGQAPGNGGNIKIDARNGFIVAVPQENSDIIANAFAGKGGVIEINAQRVFGLESREQLTQQSDITAFSQTNPQLNGVIEINTLGIDPTQGLVNLPSEPRSVEISEGCQVKPTNAKRVRFVNRGRGGIPTRPEEPQNVEMFLTRWIDLDNNGIEAELNRIVGENSSPTYTILNSSNGATGTTTIPTSSTCQGK